The Maridesulfovibrio ferrireducens genomic sequence GATAGAGTTTTCCGATAAGTTTATCAATTGGAAGAATAGTTGCGAGGAAGTAGTAAGCGAAAATACAAGCTACAAGGATTCCGGTGTTGATTCCGGTCAAACCTGTGAGCAGTTTTGCGGGGCTGAGAACAAAAACTACGCCGACAAGCATTAACAGAACAAAAGCGAATACGCGCATAACGTGGCGGGCAGGCATTCCAAGATATTCACCTACAAGCTCAGGGACGCTTGCTCCGTTGTTACGGATGGAAAGCATTCCACTGAAATAATCGTGAACAGCTCCGCCGAAGATACAACCGATTACGATCCAGATAAGGGCGGCAGGGCCGTAAAGTGCGCCGAGAATAGGTCCGAAGATCGGGCCGATACCGGCAATGTCCAGAACCTGAATGAACATCAGTTTCCATTTAGGCATGGGCATGTAGTCAACATCATCACGCATCGTGTAAGCAGGGGTGGTGCGGTTACCGTCCGGTCCGAAAACATTATCAACAAATTTACCGTAGATAAGGTATCCGACAATCAGGGATGCAACGCAGGCAAAGAAAAATAGCATAAACAAGACCTCCATCTTTTGTGCTGAATGAAAATTATGCACCTTTCTGACATGAAGGGGGCGGCAGGTTCAACAGTTCATGCTTGAAGTGACTAATTCGGTGTTTGAAATGACATTCAAAATGCCGAATCAGCTTATTGTTGTTTGAAAGTCCGTTTTCCGGAGTTGATTTCGCAGTTTTGGAATTTTAAAACTGACACAGGTCCCTTCGTTCAGTTTGCTGGTGATTGTTATTTTACATTGCGGGCCGTATATCTGCTCGATACGCTGAATGCAGTTGCGCACACCTATTCCTTCCGCGCATGATTCGATTTTCTTTTTTTCAACGAGCTGATCCAATTTAGTCTGACTCATTCCGACACCGTCATCTTTTATTGAAACGCTGAGTTGTCTTCTATCGCATTGAATAGAAATAGTAATTTGGCCGCCTTCTTCGCGTCCCATTATGCCGTGTTTCACACTGTTTTCTACCAGTGGTTGAATGATCAGCGGCGGGATGGGCCAATCTTCGCATTCTTTTTCAACAGTAATATCAACTTTAATGCGGTCTCCGAAGCGGGCCTGTTCAATTGCAAGATAGCTTTTGAGCTGGTCAAGTTCCTCAGATAACGGAATGTAGCCGCGGCTGCTGTCCAGATTCTTGCGCATGTATGAGGATAGCTCAAGGAGCAATTCCCGCGCCCTGTTCGGATTTGTACGACAAAAAGATGTAACTGTATTTAAAGAATTAAATAGAAAGTGAGGGTTTATTTGAGCTTGAAGGCGACGAATTTCCGCATGAGCAAGCATCTGTTCTTTGATTTGAATTTCTTCAAGTTCCAATTGTGTGGAGCACAGATTGGCGAGTCCCTTGGCTATTTCAAAGGAAAGCAGATCTAGCTCTTTCTTTTTTGTTCCGTAAAGTTTTAAAGTTCCTAAAATTTCACCTTTTTTATGAAGGGGAACAACCGCTGCGGAAGTGAAAGGGCAGCCTCGATGGTTACATCCAATTTTTTCACTTGAATCCAAAAAGACAGGTTCACCTTGGGCAAGCGCATTTAAGGTGGAAGCTGTTCTGATTTTTTTACCGGGAAGGTGATGATCGTCACCAACTCCGATATGAGCCAGTACATTTTTATTGTCGGTAATTGCCACGGCTGCAACAGATACATTGAAAAATATTATTTTGGCTGTTTCCATGGCAGATTCCATGGTTAAACCGGAACGAAGATGTCCCACCGTGAGGTTGGCAATGTCCAGAATTTGTTGCGCTTGTATGGAATCGCGCTTGGTGCCGTAGCGAAAAACTATGTTGATAACCTGTGCAAAAATCGCCGCACCGAAAGTATTTAAAATAATCATGGGCAGTGCGATCAATTCTACAAGCTTTAATGCTTCGGAATAGGGACTTGAAAGGTAGAGGACCATGATCATATGGATGATTTCGCCCACAAAGGCTAGACCTGCGGCGGCTCGCCAGTCCATACGGTTGGCGAGTTTAAGAGAAATTAATCCGGCTGCGGTGCCTTCTAAAACTGTCGCAAGTCCGCAGGGAACGGCGCTGAATCCTCCGAAATCTATTAAAATGCGATGACCTCCGGCTATAAGTCCGGCGCCGAGCCCTACTAATGGTCCGCCGAATAAGCCGCCGGTGATAACAGCCATTGCCCGTAAATTTGCTACTGATTGAAATACGAAGTTGCCGCCGTACGTCCCGAGTATTCCGAAAACTCCGAAAATGAGTATTTGTGTGGCAATTGTTGCCTTGGGTGAAGTCTTACGGAATCCTATTTTATGGATAGGTGTGATGGTGAGCAGAAGAAAAGCTCCGGCTACGATAAGGCCGAATCTTTCCGCAAGGGTGATGATCAAAGTTTCGGGATTCATATCTTAAATTCTCCGCATACAGAGCTATGCAAGTCCGAGTCTTTCGCGAAAAGATTTTACGCGGCCTTTACTGATTATTACTTCATTCTCTTGAATATTATTCATGGTCAGAACGTATTTTCCATTAAACCACGGCGCAAAATCCCGGACATGGGTCAAGTTTACAAGTTCGCCTCGATTCGCTTTGAAAAAAGGTTGTCCTTGGAGACGCTCTTCCAGTTTGTCGAGAGTCTTATCTCCGTAGCAGGGGAAAATATCTTCGGCTGTGTAAACCATGATTTTACGATCTTCCATTTTGCATAAAATTACGTCGGCAGGCTCAAGAAGGAGTATACGTCCATTTCCTTCAACTGAAATCCGCAAAACGTTGTGCCCCAACCCCATGCCGCTTAGTAATGCGTTCATGTTGGGAACTTCAATTTTCTCAGTGCAGTTTGCAAAAAGCAGGCAGCGGACCCGTTCAAGACTTTTGGAAATCCGTTCTTGCGAGAAGGGTTTGAGAATGTAGTCGACGGCGTTTTCTTCAAAAGCCCGCAGGGCGTATTCATCGTAAGCTGTGGCAAAAATCACGAGCGGCGGATTTGGAAATTGCATAATTTCCTGCAAAACATGGAAACCGTTTTTGCCGGGCATTTGAATGTCCAGAAAAACGAGGTCAGGTTCTTCTTCCTGTATCAACTTGATGCCTTGAGTGGCGGAAGTTGCGGTCCTTATGATTTCGATATCATTGAACTCTGACAGCAGGTAATGAAGCTCATCCAGCGCAGGAGCTTCGTCATCTATGAGAATACATCTGATTTTCTGTTTTGCAGTCATGGTCTGTCCTCTTATTGTAGATTTCGTAATACCTTTTCGCGTCTGGATTTGACAGTTTCTTTTAAGGTCTCCACAT encodes the following:
- a CDS encoding LytTR family DNA-binding domain-containing protein, producing the protein MTAKQKIRCILIDDEAPALDELHYLLSEFNDIEIIRTATSATQGIKLIQEEEPDLVFLDIQMPGKNGFHVLQEIMQFPNPPLVIFATAYDEYALRAFEENAVDYILKPFSQERISKSLERVRCLLFANCTEKIEVPNMNALLSGMGLGHNVLRISVEGNGRILLLEPADVILCKMEDRKIMVYTAEDIFPCYGDKTLDKLEERLQGQPFFKANRGELVNLTHVRDFAPWFNGKYVLTMNNIQENEVIISKGRVKSFRERLGLA
- a CDS encoding LytS/YhcK type 5TM receptor domain-containing protein, which gives rise to MNPETLIITLAERFGLIVAGAFLLLTITPIHKIGFRKTSPKATIATQILIFGVFGILGTYGGNFVFQSVANLRAMAVITGGLFGGPLVGLGAGLIAGGHRILIDFGGFSAVPCGLATVLEGTAAGLISLKLANRMDWRAAAGLAFVGEIIHMIMVLYLSSPYSEALKLVELIALPMIILNTFGAAIFAQVINIVFRYGTKRDSIQAQQILDIANLTVGHLRSGLTMESAMETAKIIFFNVSVAAVAITDNKNVLAHIGVGDDHHLPGKKIRTASTLNALAQGEPVFLDSSEKIGCNHRGCPFTSAAVVPLHKKGEILGTLKLYGTKKKELDLLSFEIAKGLANLCSTQLELEEIQIKEQMLAHAEIRRLQAQINPHFLFNSLNTVTSFCRTNPNRARELLLELSSYMRKNLDSSRGYIPLSEELDQLKSYLAIEQARFGDRIKVDITVEKECEDWPIPPLIIQPLVENSVKHGIMGREEGGQITISIQCDRRQLSVSIKDDGVGMSQTKLDQLVEKKKIESCAEGIGVRNCIQRIEQIYGPQCKITITSKLNEGTCVSFKIPKLRNQLRKTDFQTTIS